From Ptychodera flava strain L36383 chromosome 9, AS_Pfla_20210202, whole genome shotgun sequence:
TTGTTGAGAACATTAGTTTTCTTATTGGACACAAACACAGTATTTTTGACAATCTGTCACCCTGTGATTATGCCcattgacccttgacctcatgTGACCCCCGGCTTACTGAAAAGGATTTTTACTGACCAGTTGAAAGGAAAGAAAACATAAAGCATGCAAAGttcattgtgaaatttttgtggaAATATTTAACAAAAGCAGAAAAGACacatattgaaaaattaaatgGCCAAACTCTTACAATGTTTACGAAGACATTCGTGGGAAAAGTTTATTTGCAGACAGGACTGATATGGTTCGACCAATGTTATTTCTCCATGAACTTCTAAGTTCCTCTCAGGTCATGATTGCCATTTCACAGACAGTAAATAATTATGTTTACATGTAAGCCAACTCTGATATGTCAcatattttgtgtttcaaaagCACTTCATCCTGTCTTTTTTGCCCTTCAGACTGTGCTCTTTAGTCTTCTGAGATTTTTGAGCTTATTTGAGTCACTTCAGAAATTTCATGGGTTTCATCCACTTTGGTCAACCCCACCCTATAGTGATGCATGTAATACGGGTATGTTAAATTGTCTCACAAGTCAAAGGGATCTTTCTAGTCAGTATCACATCAAAAAAAGGTGAAAGGACAAATTGTTTTTCTTAGCAGTGACACTCTGAACTGGTATACATGATGGACAAAATGTAGTGACCGTGAACTTCAAGGTTTGACTTCATTTTATGACCATCCTTGTTCTCCTTCGGTACTCAACTCAACAAAGCATACAAGATAGGCCATATAATGAACACTGTAAAATGCTGTGAACTACAGAACTTTTGAAGGTTACTGTCTGGTTAAAGGTCAATACTTCATGATGATGTGTACTCATgtatttaattttagaaaacagCACATGCTCTAGCTGTAATATTAGTAAATGGAATACCATGCCCACTGGCTTGATTCCAGAGATTTTTATGCGTAAAAGTCTACATGCAGCTTTAGATAGCAAGATTATTCTCAAATATCACAAATCATGTGTAAAGAAACGGATGCAAATTTACGTACACCAGTCTGATAATCTTTTGAAAGTAAGCATGAAGTCTTACATTAAACTACTTACACTCCGCAAATTCATGTCTGAAGCTTATTCACAAGTTTAAAATACTGATGCGCAGTATTTGTATTTCTCAAGTGTTCTGTTCATTGAAACAATGTAACATGGATGTTTGTTATGTTATTATGTTATTGTCTCTAATATTATTTGTCCTACTGGTGTACACATGGTATTTGAATTGTCAGCCTCTCATGAAAATTATTTGTACCGGTTACATAATGATAGACCAGACAGGTTTATGCATTTGAAAAAGTTAATGGAATTTTGTAAAACACTTAAATTCTTTTCTTATACATTCAAATTGGTTCATTCCTATtcacatttcaacaaaactcGAGAGCCCCAGACAATTTGTAGCCTTTAACAATGTACCAGTGGTGGTGTGTGTGATTTCTTTATACGGGTACTCAGAATTCTACGCACAGATTCGTCAGTATGAAAGTGAAAACACTCACATCCCCTTTGAAATTTAAGCTGTAACTTGCCTCCctgcaaaataaaattgtattgcattgtgtcATGAAGTTTTTAAACTTTTCTATCAAATTGTTTGATTTATTTAGTGTGATCGCTATGTTACATCATGTCATATCTATTAAACTGACGTTGCAACAGTAGATAATGTTAAGTAGTTTTGAAATGAAGTGGAATAGGGTTTTGAAACTGAGTTCAGAGATAAACAATCGGCTATCCTACACCACTGAACAATGTGGAAAGCCTGTAATGGGTAACCATACTGAAAAAATGTCTTCAATTATCACGCTATTCATAAGCAGTTaccatttgaatttttttccaacaGGACAAGAAGAATCCCTGGTAGCTCTGATCCCCTACAGTGACAAAAGACTAAGACCAAGGAGAACGTAAGTTTTTCACCCTCtaatcaccatggtttggtccattCCTATTGGTTTCTGTGATGAAGTTGGGCCATATACATAGGGAAATGGGGTGGCTTGGGTCTAAAACAGTATACAGCAGAGGTCTtacccctctactgtctatctATGCCTGTACATAAGCAAACTTTAGAATAATAACCCTGTTGTTTTTAATGGACATGTTGGTCCTATTTATAGAGAAATGAATCTAAAGGTTggcttaaaaatgaaaatacctTTGTATTAACAAATTGTGAACTTTAAGGTGGTTTGTGAATTGAATTTGcaagacttaaagttttgctcaaactttccccaagtaaaatttcaattagtctttttcaaaatcgaaaataCCTGGTAAAAattagggtcaccatgcaaattgtTCATCATTTACTGatgtatgaaattcaaaatggccgccatccctttgttatCTCCATGGGGCAAAATAAAATTCCAGATTTTCATAAAaccaagccagtgaaaactctaTTGACTCTATAAGCTTcaaaaatgagctcccacaaatAGTAGgttaaaagaatattgtaaaaatttgaaatttaaacttgTTTTTTCAGCTattcatttatgtatttatttgattattgtttattttagtatttacttatttgttatagtttcatttatttttgtgcCAAGAAAAATGTTAAGGTTTAAAATTGCTTAGGAtaactttaaaaattttgtatACGCACTAGAAATTATATCTGTATTTCCTCTTCCCtctcaaaaatgttgatgtattaagattttttctttcatggcttGTATTTCTTATATGGCAGTAACATAGGTTtccattgtgtattttttccaaCAGAGCATTGTATGTGGCCATAGCTGTATCCATAAGTCTCATAGCAGCAAGTCTCTTGATATTCTTTCTCCTTCCCCGTGAGGTGACACTTGCCATAGATAAAGCAGAGACAGTGGACGTTAAGCTGAATGCTAGTGCTAATTATCTTTGGCTCAATATCAAGGTGAGTTGGTTTCTCGTTCGTTTCTTTCTAATGTAATCACTATTTTAACTCGTGTATTTACTCATGGGAGCTAATTTTGTACTGTTGTCTGTGCAtaagatttttcaaaaactgctcattgaATTTGGCCAAATCTTCCTTTTCAGGTATACACGACCTATGCAAGATTTAGCCAAATTTTTTTGAGCATGTATGAAGAATTGAAAAAAGAATTTCATCAGTGATATTTACTGAACTAGcattcaatttgcatatttagtgatcTAGAAAATTTGTGACTATCTTGACAAAGGATGTCCTCATTTCGATGCAAGTTggtagatttttttcaaagcaaagaTATAGTTATGGCATTATACATTTGGCAGTTTACTGTTTGCTAATAAGTGGTTTTCATATTGCACTTAAAAGTTGCTGTTCCAGACAACCAAATGTTAGCTGGGTGCTAAAACATagtttaacatttttttctgttgcagAATACCTTTaacattacaaacaaaaacTACGTATCAGCTTCATTGAACAGCTTGACGGTGGAGGCACTGTACCGGAACACAATACGAGGAACATTGTCAAAAAAGATTGGTAAGACAATTGGACTCCAGGAGTCAACTCAGGTAGGGTGAACATGCCGTAACTGTTAACTGTAAGAGTGCAGTCACAACGGGGGGAAAATTCTGTTTTGAAATATGTCAAAACTAGTCACTAATAGCTTCAATTATTGAGCAGGAGGTCTGCCTGGAAGTTTGACTTGTCATAATACATTATACATATGTGTAGTTGTGGATTCACTATTTGATGAGTGTTCAACCTCTACATGGCCTCAGCTTTGAAGAGATCAATTTGTCTGTAATAAAACTCTGTAGCTAAAATTATCAATCTGCATCTGTTCTAAGACTCTTGTAATTGGAAAGGAATTATCTACTTCAGTTTTTGCCCTGTTCAAGCCCATTTCTGTAAAGTCAGAGTCTGTTGGTCATGAAACTGTAGACTCAGCCCACGTAGAATGGTGTTGCTTTTACACTGCATTGCCATGTACACAGTGTGTGTTGACCTCTGACCGAAGCTTGCGGACTGGTGACACAATTGCTGTAGTACAGGAATATGACGAAATATTGTCTGGTACCCATATAAGAAGACTGGTACACGTTAACAggacttctgtaatttttgtatcTTGCAGATTTTCTCGGAGCTGAATGTTACTTTCACTGAGAATGATGCAAGCGTAGTTGTGTGAGTTTATCTCCCTTGCTTACATTACTGTTTGATGTTGAATATACTTAATTGTTGAAGTTAGAATCTAGGTTTGGTCTTCAGTGAATATTACCGTATTTCCCATCACTGAATGGTATGAAGACAAAATGGTACAGTTATTACTATATTTTTCTAAGCAAACACTGACTTTGCATAAAAAATGTCATTATCAATAAATGCATAAGATGTTTAAAAAAAGGCTCAAGACAGTAGTCTACAGGATGTGTATAGTGAGAGTTACAATACGATGATGTTGTGCATGCATTTGTGCACATGTCTAGATTCTCTCTCAGCTCCTTGTTCCTTTTTCGCCACATGGCTTTGAATCTCTGTCAAACACTGATATGCCGTAAGAGTCTGACCAGAAAGGTCCCACAGGCATTATGTGAGGTAGACCAGGCTACAACAGCTGACCCAGTTTGGCCATACTGAGCTGACGTTGTCGACAGCCAGTGTGGGCCACTTTGCGTTGCCTACAGCCCATAGGGTAGGGGGCTGTAAGAGAGGCCAATGTCTATCAAACTTTGTATCAAACTTCTCTGAAATGGTAAAAATGTTCAATCGCGATTTATTATCCTTCAGATTCTGAAATTAATATACATCTTGCCATATGAAATGCTACTGGACTTGTACGTTCCAGTTCCACCAGTGTACTACTGACAACAGCTCAAAACATCTCAGACACATTCTACAATTACAAGTGCATATCAAGAGATTTATTGATCTGATGATAAAGATATAATATTTTATCTTCACTGATTTGGGGAGACTCATAATTATAACATGCTGGCTATTGGACACAGTGTCTAGATTTTTTTACTTCAagtgttttttctcttttcatttcCAGCTATATATGTGATCCAAAGAAGCAGATATCCCACAACCTCCTCATTAAATTCCAGTGAGTATTTCATCAGTTCACTAGCATTGCTTGCCATGCTTAAAAAACTCGGCACACTTCATGCATCGAGAAATGTCTGCAACACACGCACAACTAATCTAATTTATGATATCGATGAAGAGAGGGATGTGTTTATATTGAAGGAAAACAGCTTTGATCTACGATGGTAGCTTTGAGTAGTGCATTATCATTGTTTGCAAAATACATCTAAGTTGTCATGAAAACAAAAGCACAGGTATACTcagacaaaataatttttacttttacTGTCATGGTAATAAAATGCTGACATTGTCATAGGAAGCCTGAGGTCTTCACTGCAAGAGATTAATATCACTTTAACTAGAAATCAACATTCCCAGTTgtcacataggtctatgttcaTGCACATTGAAAATTATGTTTCTATTTATTCCATGCaatgacatttttactctgGTTAATGATGCTTGTCCGATTTCAGTCTTAATCAAGTTATTGTTATACCCTATATTTAGTCTGTATTTATGATTTGtggtaaatattttactttcgaTGATTTATGTTTAAACATTGGCCCTAGGATAGCATTGCTGTGTAGTGGGTATTATTTTGTATGTGGGTATTTGTATTGATGTGTGTATGAAAAATTTCTGTTGTGTTTTAATGGCCAGTGGCTGTAACTTTAGGTGATTTTTCATGTGTATTTTGCTTTTTAATGTCGATTACAGTTTTTTGTTCCACTCCCTTAAGCATAGTGAGATTCACAGTgcttagcttgtcaactcagcctgtacatgtgtggactgtgttgatattgttgatgagtgaattctagtctggactaggATTCAATTTaagtgtaaacaataacagtccATTTTACACGCATAGACACTAATTTTTACAATCTTAACATTTGGAGTTTCAATATTCTaaggagagtagaacaagaaattgcaattgacatacacaataaaaacagcaaaaaagtatcaaaagttacagctacagtcTCTTTAACGCATGAAGTACTTCAGCATTGATTGGTTAATTGGTGTAGTTGCCTTATAGATCCTCTCAAATCATAGACCATGATCATTCCAAAACATTATGGGTCATTTTGTGAATTCTAGAAAGACttacggctgactcgcagcgtgtttgcaaggttatatctgattggtccattgtcactattcacagcaacttagggagtttatttgtattatttaattgtaacagtaagattctgccaaccaattggataacagcttcgaaatcgctgcaagtcggccCAAGACTTACCACATGTGCAATATGCAATGCCAAAACATTGCAGTACATGATTTCCACTAAAATGTAGCATAGTATGggcctcaaaactgaaagatttaCGTTTTTGTTCAAACATTCCTCAGGAGACTTAacaccattctctttcataatcatgAATGAAATTAAAGGTGTTACTGCACAAATAGTTACAATCGATTtctctgatatttgaaattccaaatggctGCGATATGCTCAAGGGAAACCATAAAATTCTCAATTTTCAAGAATACTTCAAAGTGAAAACTTCGTTCACTCCAACAGCCTGCAGTGTGAGTCTACACAAATAGTACATTGAGAAACTGTTGTGAAAGTTTAgaagtctaaatatctgtccctcagGCACATTTTACTGTAAGTCTCTTGATTTCTTCTGCAGGGTCACT
This genomic window contains:
- the LOC139140315 gene encoding transmembrane protein 106B-like, encoding MSLRNPSSSSALGTPSSPSVNKEDGGSGSGGSSTEYRYEELHDGLTCPTCQGTGRIPRGQEESLVALIPYSDKRLRPRRTALYVAIAVSISLIAASLLIFFLLPREVTLAIDKAETVDVKLNASANYLWLNIKNTFNITNKNYVSASLNSLTVEALYRNTIRGTLSKKIGKTIGLQESTQIFSELNVTFTENDASVVVYICDPKKQISHNLLIKFQVTLETSYLSHTEEVTVTNDFFVPCVLSKSRRRR